Proteins from a genomic interval of Sugiyamaella lignohabitans strain CBS 10342 chromosome C, complete sequence:
- the ASN2 gene encoding asparagine synthase (glutamine-hydrolyzing) 2 (Asparagine synthetase; catalyzes the synthesis of L-asparagine from L-aspartate in the asparagine biosynthetic pathway; ASN2 has a paralog, ASN1, that arose from the whole genome duplication; GO_component: GO:0005737 - cytoplasm [Evidence IDA] [PMID 14562095]; GO_function: GO:0005524 - ATP binding [Evidence IEA]; GO_function: GO:0004066 - asparagine synthase (glutamine-hydrolyzing) activity [Evidence IEA,IEA]; GO_function: GO:0004066 - asparagine synthase (glutamine-hydrolyzing) activity [Evidence IDA] [PMID 6105958]; GO_function: GO:0004066 - asparagine synthase (glutamine-hydrolyzing) activity [Evidence ISS] [PMID 8951815]; GO_function: GO:0016874 - ligase activity [Evidence IEA]; GO_function: GO:0000166 - nucleotide binding [Evidence IEA]; GO_process: GO:0070981 - L-asparagine biosynthetic process [Evidence IEA]; GO_process: GO:0006529 - asparagine biosynthetic process [Evidence IEA,IEA]; GO_process: GO:0006529 - asparagine biosynthetic process [Evidence IGI] [PMID 8951815]; GO_process: GO:0008652 - cellular amino acid biosynthetic process [Evidence IEA]; GO_process: GO:0006541 - glutamine metabolic process [Evidence IEA]; GO_process: GO:0008152 - metabolic process [Evidence IEA]), producing the protein MCGICAFFRYPEAEEFKSKALQLSKRIRHRGPDWSGNFIANNTILAHERLAIVGLDTGAQPITSKGEEFALAVNGEIYNHQALRKEFADYEFKTHSDCEPIIPLYKKYGADAPKYLDGMFAFVLYDVKKDRIIAARDPIGITTLYIGRNSKLPETVFFASELKCLVDDCDTIEAFPPGHVYDSDTDKITRYYEPGWWDASKIPTKPVDYTLLRETLEKAVRKRLMSEVPYGVLLSGGLDSSLIAAIGARETNKAAPESAVDHHLAGVDTQGNLVNTSGSRLHSFAIGLPGAPDLIAAKKVAEYIGTIHHEHTFTLQEGLDAVRDVIYHLETFDVTTIRASTPMYLLSRKIKAQGVKMVLSGEGSDEIFGGYLYFGAAPSKEDFHQESVSRVKNLHYADCLRANKSTMAWGLEARVPFLDKEFLEVAMAIDPQDKMIVPSEKKIEKYILRKAFDTGDYLPSEILWRQKEQFSDGVGYSWIDGLKDTANKVVSDEQFAKGADLWKDDVPTTKEAFWYRTMFDELFPQPAAASTVMRWIPKADWGCAEDPSGRYVKSHEAHVDESA; encoded by the coding sequence ATGTGTGGTATTTGTGCTTTCTTTAGATATCCCGAGGCCGAGGAGTTCAAGTCCAAGGCGCTCCAGCTGTCAAAGCGGATTCGTCATCGTGGTCCTGATTGGAGCGGTAACTTCATTGCCAACAACACGATTCTCGCACACGAGCGATTAGCTATTGTTGGTTTAGATACTGGAGCTCAGCCTATTACCAGTAAGGGCGAGGAGTTTGCTTTGGCTGTCAATGGTGAGATCTATAACCACCAGGCGCTAAGAAAAGAATTTGCTGATTACGAATTCAAGACTCATTCAGATTGTGAACCTATTATCCCTCTTTATAAAAAGTatggtgctgatgctcCTAAATACCTCGATGGTATGTTTGCATTTGTTCTTTATGATGTCAAGAAAGACCGTATTATCGCTGCTAGAGACCCTATTGGTATCACTACTCTGTATATCGGCCGTAACTCGAAATTGCCAGAAACTGTGTTTTTCGCTTCTGAATTAAAATGTTTGGTCGATGACTGTGATACTATTGAAGCATTCCCTCCTGGTCATGTTTATGACTCTGACACCGACAAAATCACTCGTTACTACGAACCTGGCTGGTGGGATGCTTCAAAGATCCCTACTAAACCTGTTGATTACACTCTATTGAGAGAGACTCTTGAAAAGGCTGTTAGAAAGAGACTTATGAGTGAAGTTCCTTATGGAGTTTTACTTTCTGGTGGTTTAGACTCGTCGCTTATTGCTGCCATTGGTGCCAGAGAAACCAACAAGGCTGCTCCCGAGTCTGCTGTTGATCATCATTTGGCTGGTGTTGATACTCAAGGTAACCTGGTTAACACCAGTGGATCTAGACTGCATTCGTTCGCTATCGGTTTGCCAGGTGCTCCCGATTTGATTGCCGCTAAGAAGGTCGCTGAATATATTGGAACTATCCACCATGAACACACTTTCACTCTTCAAGAAGGATTGGATGCTGTTCGCGATGTTATCTACCATTTAGAGACTTTCGACGTCACCACTATTAGAGCATCTACTCCTATGTATCTATTGTCACGAAAGATCAAGGCCCAAGGTGTCAAGATGGTTCTTTCTGGTGAGGGATCTGACGAGATTTTCGGTGGTTACCTTTACTTTGGAGCTGCTCCTTCGAAGGAGGACTTCCACCAGGAGTCTGTTTCTCGTGTTAAGAACTTGCACTACGCCGATTGTTTGCGTGCTAATAAGTCTACCATGGCCTGGGGTTTGGAGGCCCGTGTTCCTTTCCTGGATAAGGAGTTTTTGGAGGTCGCTATGGCCATTGACCCTCAAGATAAGATGATTGTGCCTtccgagaagaagatcgagAAGTATATTCTCCGTAAGGCTTTCGATACCGGTGACTACCTGCCAAGCGAGATCCTTTGGAGACAAAAGGAGCAGTTCTCTGACGGTGTCGGTTACTCATGGATCGATGGTCTTAAAGACACTGCTAACAAGGTTGTTTCTGACGAGCAATTTGCCAAGGGCGCTGACTTGTGGAAGGACGACGTTCCCACTACTAAAGAGGCTTTCTGGTACAGAACCATGTTCGACGAGCTTTTCCCTcaacctgctgctgccagcaCGGTCATGAGATGGATCCCCAAGGCAGACTGGGGCTGTGCTGAGGATCCTTCTGGCCGTTACGTCAAGTCTCACGAAGCCCATGTTGATGAAAGCGCTTAA